One Mus musculus strain C57BL/6J chromosome X, GRCm38.p6 C57BL/6J DNA window includes the following coding sequences:
- the Rhox3h gene encoding reproductive homeobox 3H, with protein sequence MSMKPERSISNWIHSNVEPAGRNLFQVNGHRSALLPELPQDYHRASRSVNGCETKMDSTQGTKVLPAEESRNEEDGGQVESALGATAARGRGKEALNGESPAAAGTAGLVEEDRNKEDGGTKGGEKNEQEVREQIPEHVEGESDQAEAPRQVPRRRLHHRFTQWQLDELERIFRMNYFLSLEARKQLARWMGVNEAIVKRWFQKRREQYRWYKRL encoded by the exons ATGAGCATGAAGCCAGAACGTTCCATCTCTAACTGGATACATAGTAATGTGGAACCGGCTGGAAGAAATCTCTTCCAGGTCAACGGTCACCGCTCTGCTCTATTACCGGAACTACCTCAGGATTACCACAGAGCTTCAAGGTCAGTCAACGGATGTGAGACTAAAATGGACAGCACCCAAG GTACCAAGGTTTTGCCGGCTGAAGAGTCAAGAAATGAGGAAGATGGAGGACAGGTGGAGTCGGCATTGGGAGCCACAGCCGCAAGGGGTAGAGGAAAAGAAGCATTAAATGGAGAGAGTCCCGCCGCCGCTGGCACTGCAGGCCTTGTAGAGGAAGATAGGAACAAGGAAGATGGTGGCACCAAGGGAGGTGAGAAGAATGAGCAGGAAGTGAGGGAGCAGATTCCTGAGCATGTTGAAGGAGAGAGTGACCAGGCTGAAGCGCCAAGGCAGGTACCACGACGTCGATTGCACCATAGATTCACCCAGTGGCAGCTGGACGAACTGGAGAGAATTTTCCGGATGAATTATTTTCTCAGTCTAGAAGCAAG aaaacAACTGGCCCGATGGATGGGTGTGAATGAAGCCATAGTGAAG AGATGGTTTCAGAAGAGGAGAGAACAATACAGGTGGTATAAGAGGCTATAA